A stretch of Janibacter endophyticus DNA encodes these proteins:
- a CDS encoding 30S ribosomal protein bS22 produces the protein MGSVIKKRRKRMAKKKHRKLLRKTRHQRRNKK, from the coding sequence ATGGGTTCTGTCATCAAGAAGCGCCGCAAGCGGATGGCCAAGAAGAAGCACCGCAAGCTGCTGCGCAAGACGCGTCACCAGCGCCGCAACAAGAAGTGA
- a CDS encoding helix-turn-helix domain-containing protein, which translates to MSDDRLSEVRFLTVAEVASIMRVSKMTVYRMVHNGELPAVRVGRSFRVPQDAVNAYLDSSFVETA; encoded by the coding sequence ATGTCCGACGACCGACTGAGTGAGGTCCGGTTCCTCACCGTCGCCGAGGTTGCCTCGATCATGCGGGTGTCGAAGATGACCGTGTACCGCATGGTGCACAACGGCGAGCTGCCCGCGGTCCGGGTCGGCCGCTCCTTCCGGGTGCCACAGGACGCGGTGAACGCGTACCTCGACTCGTCCTTCGTCGAGACCGCCTGA
- a CDS encoding acetoin utilization protein AcuC: MSTQACVVWGQDFTRYDFGAGHPMGPLRIDLTARLARALGVLEAVEIVDPEVAGDDVLGTVHTPEFIDRVKAVSADPTLADTSFGIGTDDVPAFAGMHEASARIVAGTLAVTQRVWQGEAEHGVNFTGGMHHAMADRASGFCVYNDIAVGIQWLLDQGVERVGYIDVDVHHGDGVQEIFYDDPRVLTCSLHESGRTLFPGTGWPGDTGGPSAPGTAVNVALPPGVADSPWLRAISSAILPVVRAFQPQILITQHGCDTHASDPLANMALSVDAQRHAMVSMHRLAHELCDGRWVALGGGGYDLVGVVPRSWTHLTAIAAHAPLAADTEVPVEYAEHVRSVAGAEPPSTMGDLPAKELPIWVQPWSMGYNPHSDVDRAIMATREAVFPHHGLDIWFD; the protein is encoded by the coding sequence ATGAGCACACAGGCGTGCGTGGTGTGGGGGCAGGACTTCACGAGGTACGACTTCGGGGCCGGGCACCCGATGGGCCCGCTCCGGATCGACCTCACCGCGCGGCTGGCGCGTGCCCTGGGCGTGCTCGAGGCCGTCGAGATCGTCGACCCCGAGGTCGCCGGCGACGACGTGCTCGGGACGGTGCACACCCCCGAGTTCATCGACCGCGTCAAGGCGGTCAGCGCCGACCCGACGCTCGCCGACACCTCCTTCGGCATCGGTACCGACGATGTCCCCGCCTTCGCGGGCATGCACGAGGCGAGCGCCCGGATCGTGGCCGGGACCCTCGCGGTGACCCAGCGGGTGTGGCAGGGCGAGGCCGAGCACGGGGTGAACTTCACCGGGGGCATGCACCACGCCATGGCGGACCGGGCCTCCGGCTTCTGCGTCTACAACGACATCGCCGTGGGCATCCAGTGGCTCCTGGACCAGGGGGTGGAGCGGGTCGGCTACATCGACGTCGACGTCCACCACGGCGACGGCGTGCAGGAGATCTTCTACGACGACCCGCGGGTGCTCACCTGCTCGCTGCACGAGTCGGGCCGCACCCTCTTCCCCGGCACCGGCTGGCCGGGAGACACCGGCGGGCCGTCGGCCCCGGGGACCGCCGTCAACGTCGCGCTGCCTCCCGGCGTCGCCGACTCGCCCTGGCTGCGGGCGATCTCGTCGGCGATCCTCCCTGTCGTCCGTGCCTTCCAGCCGCAGATCCTCATCACCCAGCACGGGTGCGACACCCACGCCAGCGACCCCCTGGCCAACATGGCCCTCTCCGTCGACGCGCAACGGCACGCCATGGTGTCCATGCACCGGCTCGCGCACGAGCTGTGCGACGGTCGCTGGGTAGCCCTCGGGGGAGGGGGCTACGACCTCGTCGGGGTGGTCCCGCGCTCCTGGACCCATCTCACGGCGATCGCGGCGCACGCCCCGCTGGCCGCCGACACCGAGGTGCCCGTGGAGTACGCGGAGCACGTCCGCAGCGTCGCCGGGGCCGAGCCTCCGTCGACCATGGGGGACCTGCCGGCCAAGGAGCTGCCGATCTGGGTCCAGCCGTGGTCGATGGGCTACAACCCGCACAGCGACGTGGACCGGGCGATCATGGCGACGCGGGAGGCGGTCTTCCCGCACCACGGGCTCGACATCTGGTTCGATTGA
- a CDS encoding potassium channel family protein, whose translation MGKLRLHNEDILVIGLGRFGGAVATELHRLGNRVTAVELDHELAESFLGRVGRIVQGDATSVTFMQELRPQEFSAAVLGVGSSVEASVLAAVNLIDAGCPKVWAKAVSPEHARILNRIGVQHVLSPEIESGQRLAHLIGGKLIDYIEFDDGFAIVKMLPPQEAIGFTLEQSQMRSKYGVTIVGVKSPGEDFTYARPDTKVHAGDTLIVSGPTTLIERMAARP comes from the coding sequence GTGGGCAAGCTACGGCTGCACAACGAGGACATCCTCGTCATCGGCCTCGGCCGCTTCGGCGGCGCGGTGGCCACCGAGCTGCACCGGCTGGGCAACCGGGTGACCGCGGTGGAGCTCGACCACGAGCTGGCCGAGTCCTTCCTCGGCCGCGTCGGCCGCATCGTCCAGGGTGATGCCACGTCGGTGACCTTCATGCAGGAGCTGCGCCCGCAGGAGTTCTCCGCCGCGGTGCTCGGCGTGGGGTCGTCGGTCGAGGCCTCGGTCCTCGCGGCGGTCAACCTCATCGACGCCGGCTGCCCGAAGGTGTGGGCCAAGGCGGTCAGTCCCGAGCACGCCCGCATCCTCAACCGGATCGGGGTCCAGCACGTGCTCTCGCCCGAGATCGAGTCAGGGCAGCGGCTGGCGCACCTCATCGGCGGCAAGCTCATCGACTACATCGAGTTCGACGACGGCTTCGCCATCGTCAAGATGCTTCCCCCGCAGGAGGCCATCGGCTTCACGCTCGAGCAGTCGCAGATGCGGAGCAAGTACGGCGTGACGATCGTCGGGGTGAAGTCGCCCGGCGAGGACTTCACCTACGCCAGGCCGGACACCAAGGTGCACGCCGGCGACACGCTGATCGTCAGCGGACCGACGACGCTCATCGAGCGGATGGCCGCCCGGCCCTGA
- a CDS encoding GNAT family N-acetyltransferase → MSEITVRALTEDEWETFREVRLAALAESPEAFVASHAEEEAEPEQYWRDRMRRSHRLVAEVDGERVGVVSIGGAPEESSPDVGQLFGLWVAPDWRGRSVAASLVQEAAAYGRGQGLSRLFYWVGTDNARGVAFASSFGFRPTDRRRPMRVQGDSEEEIALVLALGDDRA, encoded by the coding sequence ATGAGCGAGATCACCGTGCGCGCGCTGACCGAGGACGAGTGGGAAACCTTCCGCGAGGTCCGTCTGGCTGCTCTGGCAGAGTCGCCCGAGGCCTTCGTCGCCTCGCACGCCGAGGAAGAGGCCGAGCCCGAGCAGTACTGGCGCGACCGGATGAGGCGCAGCCACCGCCTCGTCGCCGAGGTCGACGGTGAGCGCGTGGGTGTCGTGAGCATCGGCGGTGCGCCCGAGGAGTCGAGCCCGGATGTCGGGCAGCTCTTCGGCCTCTGGGTCGCACCCGACTGGCGCGGTCGCAGCGTCGCCGCCTCGCTCGTGCAGGAGGCTGCCGCCTACGGTCGCGGCCAGGGCCTGAGCCGGCTCTTCTACTGGGTGGGCACCGACAACGCCCGGGGTGTGGCCTTCGCGAGCAGCTTCGGCTTCCGCCCGACGGACCGTCGCCGACCGATGCGGGTGCAGGGCGACTCCGAGGAGGAGATCGCCCTGGTGCTGGCGCTCGGGGACGACCGCGCCTGA
- a CDS encoding GNAT family N-acetyltransferase, which produces MSLDEVTVRRLTEDDWPDLRAVRLAMLLDAPRAYGSTFARERDYPESLWRERAKGHAWLAYGRLGEVVLPVGSVTLWHGPDQPAGESRLVGMWVAAHARGSGVADRLVAALVAEARGLGLTRVLLQVAEDNPRAAGAYRRLGFVETGGREPAVAYLGLCEAEMELRLDGSAGG; this is translated from the coding sequence GTGAGCCTCGACGAGGTCACCGTCCGTCGGCTCACCGAGGACGACTGGCCCGACCTGCGTGCGGTGCGCCTCGCGATGCTCCTCGACGCACCCCGCGCCTACGGCAGCACCTTTGCCCGGGAGCGGGACTACCCCGAGTCGCTGTGGCGCGAGCGGGCGAAGGGGCACGCCTGGCTGGCGTACGGGCGGCTGGGTGAGGTGGTCCTGCCGGTGGGATCGGTGACGTTGTGGCACGGCCCGGACCAGCCGGCCGGCGAGAGCCGGCTCGTCGGCATGTGGGTCGCCGCCCACGCGCGCGGCAGCGGCGTGGCCGACCGGCTCGTCGCCGCGCTGGTCGCGGAGGCACGTGGTCTCGGCCTCACCCGGGTGCTCCTCCAGGTCGCCGAGGACAACCCCCGGGCGGCTGGTGCCTACCGGCGGCTCGGCTTCGTCGAGACCGGTGGACGCGAGCCCGCTGTGGCCTACCTCGGGCTCTGCGAGGCCGAGATGGAGCTGCGTCTCGACGGGTCTGCGGGCGGGTGA
- the proC gene encoding pyrroline-5-carboxylate reductase translates to MSEQQQVMAIYGVGAMGGAILDALVSDRGEGDPEVRVVEPRAEQADELGRRAGVRALPAAAAASEADVHIITVKPYDVPTLLESVRDSLRPGSVVLSLALGVTLAELTAALPDGVSAIRGMPSTPARVGQGMTVLSPGDGVSDEQVAAVRELLAPTGRTVVLPESQQDVATAMSGSAPAYFYLVVEALVDAGVAGGLPRATAADLAVQAALGASTMMRETGEEPVLLRAQVTSPGGSTAAALRELEAGGIRETFARAVEACARRSAGS, encoded by the coding sequence GTGAGCGAGCAGCAGCAGGTCATGGCCATCTACGGGGTCGGCGCCATGGGCGGCGCCATCCTCGACGCCCTCGTCAGCGACCGTGGCGAGGGTGATCCCGAGGTCCGGGTCGTCGAGCCCCGGGCCGAGCAGGCCGACGAGCTGGGTCGCCGCGCCGGGGTCCGGGCCCTGCCGGCGGCAGCGGCTGCGTCCGAGGCGGACGTGCACATCATCACCGTCAAGCCCTACGACGTCCCGACGCTCCTGGAGTCGGTGCGCGACTCCCTTCGCCCAGGGTCCGTCGTGCTGTCCCTGGCGCTGGGTGTCACCCTCGCCGAGCTCACCGCTGCCCTGCCCGACGGGGTGAGCGCCATCCGTGGGATGCCGAGCACGCCGGCCCGGGTGGGCCAGGGCATGACGGTGCTCTCCCCGGGCGACGGGGTGAGCGACGAGCAGGTGGCGGCCGTGCGTGAGCTCCTGGCCCCGACCGGGCGCACCGTCGTCCTGCCCGAGTCGCAGCAGGACGTCGCGACCGCGATGTCGGGCTCGGCGCCCGCGTACTTCTACCTCGTCGTGGAGGCGCTCGTCGACGCCGGTGTGGCCGGTGGGCTGCCGCGCGCCACGGCCGCGGACCTCGCGGTCCAGGCCGCCCTCGGTGCGAGCACGATGATGCGGGAGACCGGCGAGGAGCCGGTGCTGCTCCGCGCCCAGGTGACCTCGCCGGGCGGCTCCACCGCGGCGGCCCTGCGTGAGCTCGAGGCCGGCGGGATCCGCGAGACCTTCGCGCGGGCGGTCGAGGCCTGCGCCCGGCGCTCCGCGGGGTCGTGA
- a CDS encoding diacylglycerol/lipid kinase family protein, which yields MPYLMIVNDAAGTSTDDVVEDVRAALAVHGEVEVAATSSMDELREALQGRGDAEVVVCGGDGSLHAVATALCMRDELGDGEREGPVLGIVPLGTGNDFARSVNLSDDPVEAVRVVVEGPLRPIDVIRDDKARVVVNAVHVGAGDEAGRLAKPWKERLGTVGLGPLGYVVGTVLAGVRKAGWKLRVTVDGEVVADGQTRLMQVGMANGTSIGGGAVLAPDAAPGDGLGDIVIAEARTRPQRLLYALRLTSGDVESLEGVRRLRGTEVRVEAMTDHGFGVNADGELLDPVRATTWRVQPGAYRLHVPAGVEPTVTDLEPPA from the coding sequence ATGCCCTATCTCATGATCGTCAACGACGCCGCGGGCACGAGCACCGACGACGTCGTCGAGGACGTGAGAGCGGCGCTCGCGGTGCACGGCGAGGTCGAGGTCGCGGCGACGTCCTCGATGGACGAGCTGCGCGAGGCGCTCCAGGGCCGTGGCGATGCCGAGGTCGTCGTCTGCGGCGGCGACGGCTCGCTCCACGCGGTCGCCACGGCGCTCTGCATGCGTGACGAGCTCGGTGACGGCGAGCGTGAGGGGCCGGTCCTGGGCATCGTCCCGCTGGGGACCGGCAACGACTTCGCCCGCTCGGTCAACCTCTCGGACGACCCTGTCGAGGCGGTCAGGGTCGTCGTCGAGGGACCGCTGCGGCCCATCGACGTCATCCGTGACGACAAGGCGCGCGTCGTGGTCAACGCCGTCCACGTCGGCGCCGGAGACGAGGCCGGTCGGCTCGCCAAGCCGTGGAAGGAGCGTCTCGGCACCGTCGGGCTCGGACCCCTCGGCTACGTCGTCGGCACCGTCCTCGCCGGCGTCCGCAAGGCGGGGTGGAAGCTGCGGGTCACCGTCGACGGCGAGGTCGTCGCCGACGGCCAGACCCGGCTCATGCAGGTCGGTATGGCCAACGGCACGAGCATCGGCGGCGGGGCCGTCCTGGCCCCCGACGCCGCGCCGGGCGACGGGTTGGGCGACATCGTCATCGCCGAGGCGCGCACCCGCCCGCAGCGCCTCCTCTACGCACTGCGGCTCACGTCCGGCGACGTCGAGAGCCTCGAGGGTGTGCGTCGGCTGCGCGGCACCGAGGTCCGGGTCGAGGCGATGACCGACCACGGCTTCGGGGTCAACGCCGACGGCGAGCTCCTCGACCCTGTGCGCGCGACGACCTGGCGGGTCCAGCCCGGCGCGTACCGGCTGCACGTCCCCGCCGGGGTCGAGCCGACGGTCACCGACCTGGAGCCGCCGGCGTGA
- a CDS encoding sugar phosphate isomerase/epimerase family protein, giving the protein MASIPVALSTASVYPQTTAAAFDVASRLGYDGIEIMIWTDPVTQNAQALAALSEHHELPIVSIHAPTLLLTQRVFGNDAWAKIDRSIEIAQEVGAPTVVLHPPFRWQKDYARGFADGVAEREDASGIVLAVENMYPWTARGRQVEAYLPHWDPVPQPYDHVTIDLSHTASAGSDALQMVRDLDDRLAHIHLADGSGRTIKDEHLVPGRGSQPCAEVLQHVASSGFDGAVVLEVGTRKRTLADREADLAESLAFARGHLTA; this is encoded by the coding sequence ATGGCGAGCATCCCCGTGGCCCTGTCCACGGCGTCCGTCTACCCGCAGACCACGGCTGCCGCCTTCGACGTCGCCTCCCGCCTCGGGTACGACGGCATCGAGATCATGATCTGGACCGACCCGGTGACGCAGAACGCGCAGGCGCTCGCGGCGCTCTCCGAGCACCACGAGCTCCCGATCGTCTCCATCCACGCCCCGACCCTGCTGCTCACCCAACGGGTCTTCGGCAACGACGCGTGGGCCAAGATCGACCGCTCGATCGAGATCGCCCAAGAGGTCGGGGCGCCGACGGTCGTCCTTCACCCGCCCTTCCGGTGGCAGAAGGACTATGCGCGGGGCTTCGCCGACGGTGTCGCCGAGCGCGAGGACGCGTCGGGGATCGTCCTCGCGGTGGAGAACATGTACCCGTGGACGGCGCGCGGCCGTCAGGTCGAGGCCTACCTGCCGCACTGGGACCCGGTGCCCCAGCCCTACGACCACGTGACCATCGACCTCTCCCACACGGCGTCCGCCGGCTCCGATGCGCTGCAGATGGTCCGTGACCTCGACGACCGGCTGGCCCACATCCATCTCGCCGACGGCAGCGGGCGCACGATCAAGGACGAGCACCTCGTGCCGGGGCGCGGGTCGCAGCCGTGCGCGGAGGTGCTGCAGCACGTCGCGAGCTCGGGCTTCGACGGCGCGGTCGTGCTCGAGGTGGGCACGCGCAAGCGCACCCTGGCCGACCGTGAGGCGGACCTCGCCGAGTCCCTCGCCTTCGCCCGCGGCCACCTGACCGCCTGA
- a CDS encoding Ppx/GppA phosphatase family protein, translating into MRLGVIDVGSNTVHLLVVDAHPGAHPLPATSHKIDLRLAEHVLDDGRIAASGTDRLVTFVQECLEVAEDQGVEELLTFVTSAIREAPNGEAVLAKVRKKTTKELLVLSGEDEARLTFLAARRWTGWSAGKLLVVDIGGGSLELSLGTDEDPDVALSLLLGAGRVTRERLAEDPPSPATIKAARKAVRAEIASQIRPLAKAGAPDKVVGTSKTMRSLARIAGAAPSAEGPYVRRELSRADITETIARIAPLTAAQRAELPGVSASRAHQLLGGAIVAEAAMDLLGVETLEICPWALREGVILRYLDHLDS; encoded by the coding sequence ATGCGGCTCGGGGTCATCGACGTGGGATCGAACACCGTCCATCTCCTCGTCGTCGACGCGCACCCCGGCGCGCACCCGCTGCCCGCCACCTCGCACAAGATCGACCTGCGTCTGGCCGAGCACGTCCTCGACGACGGACGGATCGCGGCCTCAGGCACCGACCGCCTCGTCACCTTCGTCCAGGAGTGTCTCGAGGTCGCCGAGGACCAGGGCGTCGAGGAGCTGCTCACCTTCGTCACGAGCGCCATCCGCGAGGCCCCCAACGGCGAGGCCGTGCTCGCCAAGGTCCGCAAGAAGACGACGAAGGAGCTGCTCGTCCTCTCCGGCGAGGACGAGGCCCGGCTCACCTTCCTCGCCGCGCGCCGCTGGACCGGCTGGTCGGCCGGCAAGCTGCTCGTCGTCGACATCGGCGGCGGCTCCCTCGAGCTCTCCCTCGGGACCGACGAGGACCCCGACGTCGCCCTCTCGCTCCTCCTCGGCGCCGGCCGGGTGACCCGTGAGCGGCTCGCCGAGGACCCCCCTTCGCCGGCGACGATCAAGGCGGCCCGCAAGGCCGTCCGCGCCGAGATCGCCTCCCAGATCCGGCCGCTCGCCAAGGCGGGCGCCCCCGACAAGGTCGTCGGCACGAGCAAGACGATGCGCTCCCTCGCCCGCATCGCGGGTGCGGCACCCTCGGCCGAGGGGCCTTACGTGCGTCGTGAGCTGAGCCGCGCCGACATCACGGAGACGATCGCCCGGATCGCCCCGCTCACCGCGGCCCAGCGTGCCGAGCTCCCCGGAGTCTCGGCCTCCCGGGCCCACCAGCTCCTCGGCGGCGCCATCGTCGCGGAGGCCGCGATGGACCTCCTCGGCGTCGAGACCCTCGAGATCTGCCCCTGGGCCCTGCGCGAAGGGGTCATCCTGCGCTACCTCGACCACCTCGACTCCTGA
- the radA gene encoding DNA repair protein RadA, producing MATKSTRTHAFRCTECGWTTVKWVGRCGECQAWGTVAEAGAPRVRTTSATRVETPARPIAEVPVEDAQAWSTGVPEFDRVLGGGIVPGSVVLVAGEPGVGKSTLLLDVAARAAAGRTVLYVSGEESAAQVRSRAERIGALADDLYLASETDLGTVLAHLDERTPALAVVDSVQTLASAEVDGAAGNVSQVREVAGVLIQRAKAAGVAMLLVGHVTKDGSIAGPRMLEHLVDVVVQFEGDRQSRLRLVRAVKNRYGPTDEVGCFDLTDSGIHGLDDPSGLFLSSRHITVPGTCATVTLEGRRPLVTEVQALVAPSEIPTPRRASVGLDSSRVSMIMAVLDRRAGAPVGRADTYVSTVGGVRITEPSSDLAVALAIASALLDQPLPHTLLALGEVGLSGEVRPVVGVARRLGEAARLGFTTAIVPVGALDGTAPPPRMEVLEVSDLAAAIEQVGARSRPYAGERVEGAPVAP from the coding sequence ATGGCGACGAAGAGCACCCGCACCCACGCCTTCCGGTGCACCGAGTGCGGCTGGACGACGGTGAAGTGGGTCGGCCGCTGCGGCGAGTGCCAGGCGTGGGGGACCGTGGCCGAGGCCGGGGCGCCCCGGGTGCGGACGACGAGCGCGACCCGGGTCGAGACACCCGCCCGGCCGATCGCCGAGGTGCCGGTCGAGGACGCCCAGGCCTGGAGCACCGGCGTGCCCGAGTTCGACCGGGTGCTCGGTGGCGGGATCGTGCCCGGCTCCGTCGTGCTCGTCGCCGGTGAGCCCGGCGTGGGCAAGTCGACCCTGCTCCTCGACGTCGCCGCGCGGGCGGCCGCGGGTCGCACGGTGCTCTACGTCAGCGGCGAGGAGTCAGCCGCGCAGGTGCGCTCGCGCGCCGAGCGCATCGGCGCGCTCGCGGACGACCTCTACCTCGCGAGCGAGACCGACCTCGGGACCGTGCTCGCGCACCTCGACGAGCGTACCCCCGCGCTGGCCGTCGTCGACTCCGTGCAGACGCTGGCCTCCGCCGAGGTCGACGGGGCCGCTGGCAACGTGAGCCAGGTCCGCGAGGTCGCGGGGGTGCTCATCCAACGGGCGAAGGCCGCAGGCGTCGCCATGCTCCTCGTCGGCCACGTCACCAAGGACGGGTCGATCGCGGGGCCTCGCATGCTCGAGCACCTCGTCGACGTCGTCGTGCAGTTCGAGGGCGACCGTCAGTCACGGCTGCGCCTCGTCCGAGCGGTGAAGAACCGCTACGGTCCGACCGACGAGGTGGGTTGCTTCGATCTCACCGACTCGGGGATTCACGGGCTGGACGACCCGAGCGGGCTCTTCCTGTCGTCGCGGCACATCACCGTGCCCGGCACCTGCGCGACGGTGACCCTCGAGGGCCGCCGCCCCCTCGTCACGGAGGTGCAGGCCCTCGTCGCCCCCTCGGAGATCCCCACCCCGCGGCGGGCCAGCGTCGGGCTCGACTCGTCCCGCGTCTCGATGATCATGGCGGTGCTCGACCGCCGCGCCGGGGCACCCGTCGGCCGGGCCGACACGTACGTGAGCACCGTCGGCGGGGTCCGGATCACGGAGCCGTCGAGCGACCTCGCCGTCGCGCTGGCCATCGCGAGCGCCCTCCTCGACCAGCCGCTCCCCCACACGCTCCTCGCCCTCGGCGAGGTCGGCCTGTCCGGCGAGGTCCGCCCCGTCGTCGGCGTCGCGCGGCGGCTCGGCGAGGCCGCGCGGCTCGGGTTCACCACGGCGATCGTCCCCGTGGGTGCGCTCGACGGCACGGCGCCCCCTCCGCGGATGGAGGTCCTCGAGGTGAGCGACCTGGCCGCCGCCATCGAGCAGGTCGGCGCCCGGTCCAGGCCGTACGCGGGCGAGCGGGTCGAGGGGGCCCCCGTCGCCCCATAG
- the disA gene encoding DNA integrity scanning diadenylate cyclase DisA: protein MSDHDEELFRATLAAVAPGTELRDGLERILRGNTGALVVLGHDKLVESIATGGFALDVDFSATRLRELAKMDGAIVMDRHHAKILRAGVQLVPDPSIETQESGTRHRTAERVARQTGHPVVSVSQSMRIIALYLGDRRHVVKPTPELVSHANQALQTLERYKGRLDEVTSALSALEIEDLVTVRDVASVLQRMEMVRRISEEIESYIVELGTEGRLLSLQLEELTAGLQDDLVWVARDYTRNATNEVATPEVMASLAALDATQLLDLGACAKTLGFSIVGENLDASVSPLGYRILGKVPRLPGAIVERLVAHFGSLQRLLAANVDDLMDVDGVGEGRARLVREGLSRLAETSILERYV, encoded by the coding sequence GTGTCAGACCACGACGAAGAGCTCTTCCGCGCCACCCTCGCGGCGGTCGCGCCCGGGACCGAGCTGCGCGACGGTCTCGAGCGGATCCTGCGCGGCAACACCGGCGCGCTCGTCGTCCTCGGCCACGACAAGCTCGTCGAGTCCATCGCCACCGGCGGCTTCGCCCTCGACGTGGACTTCTCCGCGACCCGCCTGCGCGAGCTCGCGAAGATGGACGGCGCCATCGTCATGGACCGTCACCACGCCAAGATCCTGCGCGCCGGCGTCCAGCTCGTCCCTGACCCGAGCATCGAGACGCAGGAGTCCGGCACCCGGCACCGCACCGCCGAGCGTGTCGCCCGCCAGACCGGCCACCCGGTCGTCTCCGTCAGCCAGTCCATGCGGATCATCGCGCTCTACCTCGGCGACCGCCGGCACGTCGTCAAGCCGACCCCGGAGCTCGTCTCGCACGCGAACCAGGCGCTCCAGACCCTCGAGCGGTACAAGGGTCGGCTCGACGAGGTGACGAGCGCCCTGTCCGCCCTGGAGATCGAGGACCTCGTCACCGTCCGCGACGTCGCCTCGGTCCTCCAGCGGATGGAGATGGTCCGCCGCATCAGCGAGGAGATCGAGAGCTACATCGTCGAGCTCGGCACCGAGGGGCGCCTCCTCTCGCTCCAGCTCGAGGAGCTCACCGCCGGCCTCCAGGACGACCTCGTGTGGGTCGCCCGCGACTACACCCGGAACGCGACGAACGAGGTCGCGACCCCAGAGGTCATGGCCTCGCTCGCCGCGCTCGACGCCACCCAGCTCCTCGATCTCGGGGCGTGCGCCAAGACGCTCGGCTTCTCGATCGTCGGGGAGAACCTCGACGCCTCGGTCAGCCCGCTCGGCTACCGCATCCTCGGCAAGGTGCCCCGGCTCCCCGGCGCCATCGTCGAGCGGCTCGTCGCGCACTTCGGCAGCCTGCAGCGCCTCCTCGCCGCCAACGTCGACGACCTCATGGACGTCGACGGCGTCGGAGAGGGCCGGGCCCGCCTCGTCCGCGAGGGCCTGTCTCGCCTGGCCGAGACCTCGATCCTCGAGCGCTACGTCTGA
- a CDS encoding A/G-specific adenine glycosylase, with the protein MTTPDDLPLIHAGVLRWYGEHARPLPWRAAGTTAWEIFLSEVMSQQTPVARVVPTWREWLRRWPTPPDLAAASPGDAVRLWGRLGYPRRALRLREAAVAMVERHEGEVPRTHADLLALPGVGAYTAAAVASFAFGDPQVVIDTNVRRVLARALDGQAQAAPSLTAHETRLAAAAMPPSAEDGNTWNAAVMELGALVCTARAPQCDRCPVVDLCAWQRAGCPAYDGPARRGQAWHGTDRQVRGRIVQLLRETSGAVARAEVDTVWPEDPAKVDRCLTGLIEDGLVEPVDGGYALPA; encoded by the coding sequence ATGACGACCCCCGATGATCTCCCGCTGATCCACGCCGGGGTCCTGCGGTGGTACGGCGAGCACGCTCGCCCCCTCCCGTGGCGAGCGGCGGGGACCACTGCCTGGGAGATCTTCCTCTCCGAGGTGATGTCGCAGCAGACACCCGTGGCCCGGGTCGTCCCGACCTGGCGCGAGTGGCTGCGCCGCTGGCCGACGCCACCAGACCTCGCTGCGGCCTCCCCCGGTGACGCGGTGCGGCTCTGGGGCCGGCTCGGCTACCCCCGCCGGGCGCTGCGCCTGCGGGAGGCAGCCGTGGCGATGGTCGAGCGCCATGAGGGTGAGGTGCCGCGCACGCACGCGGACCTCCTCGCGCTCCCCGGCGTCGGCGCCTACACCGCAGCGGCGGTCGCCTCCTTCGCCTTCGGTGACCCCCAGGTCGTCATCGACACCAACGTCCGCCGGGTCCTCGCCCGGGCGCTCGACGGGCAGGCGCAGGCTGCGCCCTCGCTCACCGCCCACGAGACCCGGCTCGCCGCGGCGGCCATGCCGCCGTCGGCAGAGGACGGGAACACGTGGAACGCCGCGGTCATGGAGCTCGGCGCACTCGTCTGCACCGCGCGGGCCCCGCAGTGCGACCGCTGCCCCGTGGTCGACCTGTGCGCCTGGCAGCGTGCCGGGTGCCCCGCCTACGACGGCCCCGCGCGGCGAGGTCAGGCGTGGCACGGCACGGACCGTCAGGTGCGGGGGCGGATCGTCCAGCTGCTCCGCGAGACCTCCGGCGCCGTCGCCCGCGCGGAGGTCGACACCGTGTGGCCGGAGGACCCGGCGAAGGTCGACCGGTGCCTGACCGGGCTCATCGAGGACGGGCTCGTCGAGCCCGTGGACGGCGGCTACGCCCTGCCGGCCTGA